The DNA segment GCTGGCCGCCGCCACCCGCACCCCGGCCGCCTACCTGGGGAGGGACGACTTCGGGACGGTGGAGGTGGGGAAGCGTGCGGACCTGCTCCTTCTCGAAGCCAACCCCCTGGACGACATCAGGAACACGCAGCGGATCATGGGAGTGATGGCGCGCGGACGGTGGTTCGACGCCCCCGACCTGCAGGATCTGCTCGCGCGTAGCGCCAGATAGGAGATCGCCCCACCATCACCGTCCAGGAGAAGAAAGCCATGTTAAACCGGTTTGGCAGCGTATATTGCGCCATTGCGTTTGTTTGCGCATGGGTCGGCCCGGGTACGGCCCAGGTCGCGACGGATTCCGCGCGCGGCGGGGCGCACGTCCTCCGGGCGGCTCCGCTGGAAGGGGCGGTCGAGATCGACGGTCGGCTCGGGGAGCCCGCCTGGGAGGGAGCGCCCGTGGCCGCCGGGTTCGTCCAGCGGGTACCCCATCCGGGCACCCCCGCCACGGGGAGGACCGAAGTGCGCGTCCTGTATGGCAGGGATGCGCTCTACGTGGCGGCGCGGCTCTACGGGAACCCCGACTCCATCGTGGCCCAGCTCGCCCGGCGGGACGCCTCCGGCATCTACTCCGACTGGTTCACCCTGCTCCTGGACAGCGACGACGACAACCGCACGGCGTTCGCCTTCGGCGTGAACCCCCGCGAGGTGAAGCGGGACTACGTGCTCTCCGAGAACGGAGGACGGGACTTCTCCTGGGACGCGGTCTGGGAGGCCCGGACCCACGTCGACTCGCTCGGCTGGACGGCGGAGCTGCGCATCCCGCTGTCGCAGCTCCGCTTCCGCCCGGGCGCGGAGGCATGGGGCGTGAACTTCCAGCGCGAGGTCGCCCGCCGGGAGGAGACCTCCTTCTGGGCACCCATCCCGCCCGACGCGCCGGGGTTCGTGTCCCGCTTCGGCGCGCTCACCGGCCTCTCCGCGCTCACGCCGCCCAGGCGGCTCGAGGTGGAGCCATACGTCGTCTCCCGGGCAACGCGCGCTCCCGCGGAGCCGGAAAACCCGTTCTACTCGCCCAACCAGCTCTCCTCCTCCGCGGGAGCGGACTTCCGGTACGGCGTGTCCTCCAGCCTGACCCTCACCGGGACCGTGAACCCGGACTTCGGGCAGGTGGAGGCAGACCCGGCCGTCGTCAACCTGACGGCATTCGAGACCCGCTTTCCCGAGCGGCGGCCGTTCTTCATCGAGGGCGCGGAGATCTTCGAGTTCGAGCTCGGCGGCGGGGGCGACCTTTTCTACTCCCGCCGGATCGGCGCCCCGCCTCACGGCACGGTCCCCCGGGGCGCGGTGTTCCGCGACGTGCCGGAGCGGACCACCATCCTGGGTGCGGCAAAGCTCTCCGGGAAGACGGCGAACGGATGGTCGGTGGGGCTGCTGGACGCCCTGACCTCGGGAGAGGAGGCGCTCTACGCCACTCCGGACGGGGTGACGCGGCGCGCACCGGTGGAGCCGCTCACCAACTTCGGTGTGGCGCGGGTGATCCGTGACTTCCGCCAGGGGAGGAGTGCGCTGGGGGCGATCCTCACGACCACCCACCGCCGGCTGGAGGAGGGAGACAGGCTCGGCTTCCTCCCCTCCGCCGCCTACGCCGCGGGGCTGGATGGGAGGCACCGCTTCGGGGGAGGCAACTACGAGCTGATGGGATACGCCGTCGGAAGCCACCTGCGAGGTGGCACGGAGGCGATCCGGCTGGTGCAGCTCGAGCCCGGCCACTACTTCCAGCGCCCGGATGCGGGGCACCTGGAAGTCGATCCGGAGCTGACGTCGCTGTCCGGCTACATCGCGAACGTGGAGGTGAGCAAGATCGGCGGCGGCCACTGGCGTGGCGAGCTGGGGGTCCGCGTCATCTCGCCGGGGTTCGAAGTGGACGACCTGGGGTTCCAGCAGCAGGCGGATCTGCTGCGGGAATACGGCGGTGTGCAGTACGTCCAGTTCCGGCCGGGCCCGATCTTCCGCCGCTGGAGCGCCAGGGCCTTCCAGAACGTGCACTGGACGTTCGGGGGCGAGCGGGTGGAAAGCTTCGGGGTGGTGGGTGGCGACTTCCAGCTCCACAGCTACTGGGGAGGGAGCGCCGCCATCGAGCGCGAGTTCTCCGCGCTCTCCACCTCGGCGCTGCGGGGCGGGCCGGCCCTGCGAGTTCCCGGGAGGACGCGGCTCCGGCTGGGCATCTACAGCGATCAGCGCAGGCCGGTCAGCGGGTCCGTTTCCGGCACTGTGGCTCTGCAGGACGAGGCCGGCGGCCGGTTCCTGGGCCTGGGCCCGTCGCTCGCGCTGCGTCCCTCCCCCCGGGTGGAGCTCTCCCTCCAGCCGTCCATGTCATGGAATCGCGACCCGGCCCAGTACGTGACCCGGCGGGAGGCGGAGGGAGAAACCCGCTACCTCTTCGCCCCCCTGGAGCAGACCACGACCGCGCTGACCGCCCGACTCTCGTACACCTTCCGGCCCGACCTCACGCTCCAGTTTTATGCCCAGCCGTTCATCAGCGCCCTCGACTACTCCGGGTTCAGGGAAGTCGCCGACCCGCGCGCCGCCGCCTTCCGGGACCGCTTCCGGCCTGCATCCGTCGACCTGGACCCCGACTTCAACTTCAAGCAGTTCCGATCCAACGCGGTCCTGCGATGGGAGTACCGTCCCGGATCGACGCTGTTCGTGGTCTGGAACTCGGGGCTGAGGGACGTCCGCAGGGAGGGCACGTTCGATCTGTCCCGCGACCTGGACCGGCTCTTCGGGGCCGAGGGGACGAACGTGCTGCTGGTGAAGCTCAGCTACTGGTTCGGGCTGTGAGAGGGTGAGCGGGACTGTGCTGGTTGCGGGTCAAACTGCGTCTCGTCCGCCCGGGGGACGCGAAGGGGACCTGTACTACCCGGCCCGAGGGCGGCCCGTCCGCAGCGGGAGACGGAGCGTGAAGGTGCTCCCCTCCCCCGGTGCGCTCTCGACCTCCAGCTCGCCCTGCAGGAGGCGGGCGAGCTGGAGGGCGATCGCGAGCCCCAGCCCCGTGCCCTCGCTGGTGCGGGTGTACGACTGGTCCACCTGCCGGAACGGCTCGAAGATCATCTGCAGGTGCTCGGCGTGGATCCCCCGTCCGGTGTCGTGAACGCGGAAGAGGACGTGAGCGTCGGCGACGCTCACGTCCAGCTCCACTCTGCCGGTGTCCGTGAACTTCACCGCGTTGCCCAGCAGGTTGAGGAGGATGCGCCGCAGCTTCCCCGCGTCGGTCTCCAGGTGGAGCGGACCGCCGGGGAGCCGCGCGACGCACTCCACGCCCTTGCGCCCGGCCGCGGGGCAGACCGCAGCGAGCGAGTCTCTGGCGACCTCCACCACGTCCGCCTCCTGCGCCCGGACCTCCTCCGCCCCCGCCTCGGCGCGGGAGTAGGTGAGGATCTGGTCAATGATCTCCGTCAGGTTCCAGGCGCTCTGCCTGATCCGTCCGATGTGCTGCTCCTGCCCGTCGTTCAGCGGCCCCGCGATCCTGCTCTCCAGGATGTCGGCGTAGCCGATGACCGCCGTGAGCGGGGTCCTCAGCTCGTGGCTCATCACCGCCATGAACTCGCTCTTGGCCCGGCTCGCGGCTTCCGCCTCGCGCCGACGCTGGACCAGCTCCGCGGCGAGCGCCTCCAGGTTCCCGTCCCGGCTCTCCAGCTCGCCCTGCAGGAGGTCGCGGGCCCGCTTGACCCGGACCAGGTTGGTGGCGCGCGCCTTCACCTCCTCGGCCGAAAAGGGCTTCACCACGTAGTCCTGCGCGCCCTCGCGCAGCAGCTGGATCCGGAGGAGGTCGTCGGCCTTCGCGGAGAGGACCAGGATCGGCACCCCGTCCAGCCCGCCGTGTGCGCGGATCCGGGTGATCATCTCGTTGCCGCTCATCCCGGGCATCATGAGGTCGCTCACGATGAGATCCGGTCGGAGCGCGAGCGCCTTCTCCAGCCCCTCGCGCCCATCGAAGGCGGTGGCGACGCGAAAGTCCTCCGAGAGGGTCTCCGCGAGGAAGCGGTTCATCTCGGGATTGTCTTCCACCACGAGGACGAACGGCTGGCCGAGGTCCGCGCGAAGCGCCGCCGGCCGGAGTGCGAGCGGCCGGAGCTCCTCGATCGCGCCCTGGAGCGACGCCGACGCACCGGGCGCCGGAGCGGCCTCCCCCGTGCTCCGGACCCTCGTCCCCTCGGGCGCCCGGAGGGGCACCTCCACGAGGAAGAGCGCGCCGCCGCCCGGTGCGTCGGTCACGCCGATGGTGCCCCCGTGCAGCTCGACGAAGTCCCGGGCGATCGCCAGCCCCAGCCCCGTGCCGCCGAACTGCCGGTTCGCGCCGCCGTCGCCCTGCCGGAAGCGCTCGAAGATCCCCTGGCGCAGCTCCGGCCGGATCCCGGGTCCGCTGTCCTGGACGGAGATCAGCGCCTGCCCGCGGTCGGTGGGGCGAAGGGCGCATCTCACCCGCCCGCCGTCGGGCGTGAACTTGAAGGCATTGGAGAGGAGGTTGAGAAGGACACGCTCCAGCTTCTCCGGGTCCACCTGGGCCGGGAGGTGCTCCGGGGTGTCCACCACGAAAGAGATCTGCCGCTGGGGAGCCAGCGCGTCGAAGTGCCCGGCGACCATGCGCACCAGCGTGGCCAGGTCCAGCTCCGCGCACTCGAGCGTCATCTTCCCCGCGTCGAGCTTCGCCAGGTCGAGGAGGTCGTTGACGTGCTTGAGCAGCATGGAGGCGTTGCGGCGGATCACCCCCAGGTCGCGCCGCTGCAGGTCGGTGAGGTTGGCACCCTCGGAGAGGATCTTCTCCGCGGGTCCCATGATGAGGGCCAGCGGGGTTCTCAGCTCGTGGCTGACGTTGGCGAAGAACTGGCTCTTGATCTCGTCCAGCTCCCGGATGCGCTCCAGGAGATCCTCCAGCTCCTGGTTCTTGCGGGCGACCTCGGCCTCGGCCCGCTTCTTCTCGGTGATGTTGCGACCCTCGGGGAGCAGGAAGACGACCTCGCCCTCCGTGTCCCTGACCGGGATCATCGAAAAGTCGATGACGATCGTCTCGCTCCCCGCCGCCCCCCCGTAGACCTCGACGTCGTAGCGGATGAACTCGCCCCGCGCGGCGCGCACGACCGCCGCCATCAGCTTCTCCTGGGTGGCCCGGGAGACCGTCCACCAGTGCGCCTCCCAGAAGGGCTTGCCCGCGATGTCCTCCAGCCGGATCCCCCCGCCCTCCAGCGCGGCCCGGTTCACCTCCAGGAGCGTCCCCTGCACGTCCAGCAGAGCCACGAACTGGTACATCTCGTCGAGAACGATCCGGGCGAGCTTCTCCCGGTGCCGCTGCACCGAATCGTCGGCGCGCAGCTCGACCTGGCGCACCCGCAGCGTGGCGCTCTCGCGGAAGAGGTGGGCGTTGCTGGTAGTCATGCGTTCGTCCAGGCTGCGGAGGAATCACCGGGGTGCAGCGGCCGATCCCGCTGCTCAGGGGCTCTGCCAGGAGAAGGAACTCACAAGGATAGGCAGACCCATGCTCCGCAACAACCTCCCGGGGCCCTCAGGATGCCCGGCCACCGCGCTCCGGTCAGACCACGCGCACCAGGGGCTCCCCGGCCGGCCCCAGCACCCCGAAGGGCGCCAGCTCCAGCCCGCGCGCCCGGGTGAGGCGCAGGAGCTCCTCCCTTCCCGCCGGCTCCACCGCCACCAGCAGCCCGCCGCTGGTCTGCGGATCACAGAGCACCGCCCTCTGCTCTCCGGTCATCGGTCCCACCTTCTCCCCGTAGCTCTCGAAGTTGCGCTTCGTCCCGCCAGGGAGCGTCCCCCGCTCCAGGTAGAACGGCAGCGCGTCCAGCCGCGGCACCGCCTCCCAGCGGATCTCCGCGCCGAGGCCGCTCCCCTCGCACAGCTCGATCAGGTGCCCCAGGAGCCCGAAGCCGGTCACGTCGGTAAAGGTCGCCACCGCGTCGAGGCGCGCCAGCTCGGGGCCGAGGTCGTTCAGCGTGAGCATCAGCTCGCGCGCCGCGGCGAAGTCCTCGTCGCGGAGAATCCCCCTCTTCTGCGCCGTCGTCAGGATCCCGATCCCGAGCGGCTTGGTCAGGTAGAGCTCGCACCCCGCTCTCGCCTGCGTGTTGGTGCGGACCTCCGCGCGGCGCCCGGTGCCGGTCACGGCCAGCCCGAAGATGGGCTCCGGCGCGTCGATGCTGTGCCCGCCGGCCAGCACGATCCCGGCGCGCCCGCACGCCGCGCCTGCCCCCCGCAGCACCTCGCCCGCGACGGAGGCGTCCAGCCGGTCCAGCGGCCATCCCAGGATGGCGAGCGCCATGATCGGCGTTCCCCCCATCGCGTACACGTCGCTGATGGCGTTGACCGCCGCGATCGCCCCGAAGTCGAAGGGGTCGTCCACGATGGGCATGAAGAAGTCGGTGGTGCTGATGACCACGCGCTCGTCGTCCAGGGCGTAGACCGCGGCGTCGTCGCGGGCGCCGTGGCCCACCAGGAGGCGCGGGTCGCCCGCCTGGGGCGGCATGGCGGCCAGGATGCGGCTCAGCGTGGCGGGGGCGATCTTGCACCCGCAGCCCGCGCCGTGGGAGTACTCGGTGAGGCGGACCGGGCGGGGATGGTCGGCCGGGTGGACGGGCTCGCTCTGCAAGGCACGGCTCCGGTGTGGAGGACGGGGCGGGGGCCCCGGATCACTTCCGGAGCCCCAGCCGACGCTCGATCTCGATCCCTTCCTTCCTCGCCTGCACCCAGGTGTAGGGGAACTCGCGGATCTCGCCGCTCCGCTCCGCGTGCACCAGGTGGTCGAGGCACTCCAGGACGATCCGCCGCTGCAGTTCGCGGTGGAACGGCACCCCGAAGTGGTGCCCC comes from the Longimicrobiaceae bacterium genome and includes:
- a CDS encoding DUF5916 domain-containing protein yields the protein MRVLYGRDALYVAARLYGNPDSIVAQLARRDASGIYSDWFTLLLDSDDDNRTAFAFGVNPREVKRDYVLSENGGRDFSWDAVWEARTHVDSLGWTAELRIPLSQLRFRPGAEAWGVNFQREVARREETSFWAPIPPDAPGFVSRFGALTGLSALTPPRRLEVEPYVVSRATRAPAEPENPFYSPNQLSSSAGADFRYGVSSSLTLTGTVNPDFGQVEADPAVVNLTAFETRFPERRPFFIEGAEIFEFELGGGGDLFYSRRIGAPPHGTVPRGAVFRDVPERTTILGAAKLSGKTANGWSVGLLDALTSGEEALYATPDGVTRRAPVEPLTNFGVARVIRDFRQGRSALGAILTTTHRRLEEGDRLGFLPSAAYAAGLDGRHRFGGGNYELMGYAVGSHLRGGTEAIRLVQLEPGHYFQRPDAGHLEVDPELTSLSGYIANVEVSKIGGGHWRGELGVRVISPGFEVDDLGFQQQADLLREYGGVQYVQFRPGPIFRRWSARAFQNVHWTFGGERVESFGVVGGDFQLHSYWGGSAAIEREFSALSTSALRGGPALRVPGRTRLRLGIYSDQRRPVSGSVSGTVALQDEAGGRFLGLGPSLALRPSPRVELSLQPSMSWNRDPAQYVTRREAEGETRYLFAPLEQTTTALTARLSYTFRPDLTLQFYAQPFISALDYSGFREVADPRAAAFRDRFRPASVDLDPDFNFKQFRSNAVLRWEYRPGSTLFVVWNSGLRDVRREGTFDLSRDLDRLFGAEGTNVLLVKLSYWFGL
- a CDS encoding ATP-binding protein — encoded protein: MTTSNAHLFRESATLRVRQVELRADDSVQRHREKLARIVLDEMYQFVALLDVQGTLLEVNRAALEGGGIRLEDIAGKPFWEAHWWTVSRATQEKLMAAVVRAARGEFIRYDVEVYGGAAGSETIVIDFSMIPVRDTEGEVVFLLPEGRNITEKKRAEAEVARKNQELEDLLERIRELDEIKSQFFANVSHELRTPLALIMGPAEKILSEGANLTDLQRRDLGVIRRNASMLLKHVNDLLDLAKLDAGKMTLECAELDLATLVRMVAGHFDALAPQRQISFVVDTPEHLPAQVDPEKLERVLLNLLSNAFKFTPDGGRVRCALRPTDRGQALISVQDSGPGIRPELRQGIFERFRQGDGGANRQFGGTGLGLAIARDFVELHGGTIGVTDAPGGGALFLVEVPLRAPEGTRVRSTGEAAPAPGASASLQGAIEELRPLALRPAALRADLGQPFVLVVEDNPEMNRFLAETLSEDFRVATAFDGREGLEKALALRPDLIVSDLMMPGMSGNEMITRIRAHGGLDGVPILVLSAKADDLLRIQLLREGAQDYVVKPFSAEEVKARATNLVRVKRARDLLQGELESRDGNLEALAAELVQRRREAEAASRAKSEFMAVMSHELRTPLTAVIGYADILESRIAGPLNDGQEQHIGRIRQSAWNLTEIIDQILTYSRAEAGAEEVRAQEADVVEVARDSLAAVCPAAGRKGVECVARLPGGPLHLETDAGKLRRILLNLLGNAVKFTDTGRVELDVSVADAHVLFRVHDTGRGIHAEHLQMIFEPFRQVDQSYTRTSEGTGLGLAIALQLARLLQGELEVESAPGEGSTFTLRLPLRTGRPRAG
- the selD gene encoding selenide, water dikinase SelD, giving the protein MQSEPVHPADHPRPVRLTEYSHGAGCGCKIAPATLSRILAAMPPQAGDPRLLVGHGARDDAAVYALDDERVVISTTDFFMPIVDDPFDFGAIAAVNAISDVYAMGGTPIMALAILGWPLDRLDASVAGEVLRGAGAACGRAGIVLAGGHSIDAPEPIFGLAVTGTGRRAEVRTNTQARAGCELYLTKPLGIGILTTAQKRGILRDEDFAAARELMLTLNDLGPELARLDAVATFTDVTGFGLLGHLIELCEGSGLGAEIRWEAVPRLDALPFYLERGTLPGGTKRNFESYGEKVGPMTGEQRAVLCDPQTSGGLLVAVEPAGREELLRLTRARGLELAPFGVLGPAGEPLVRVV